Proteins found in one Polyodon spathula isolate WHYD16114869_AA chromosome 10, ASM1765450v1, whole genome shotgun sequence genomic segment:
- the ical1 gene encoding islet cell autoantigen 1-like, which translates to MDNQYGYSGDTYNRHVLGEDSSVMARMQKKFWKTKQVLIKATGKKEDEYVVASDADLDAKLEFFGSVQTTCTELLRVIEKYQQRINCLSQEENELGLFLRFQAERDKTKAANIMDATSKALCASAKQRIALCTSLHRMEQEVETFRRRAIADSLITVERMEKARTEYRGALLWMKDASQELDPDTYKQLEKFRKVQAQVRNTKTQFDKLKNDVCQKVDVLGASRCNMLSHSLGTYQTAQLHFWEKTAQMMSEIQEAFKGYIPYEFTTLKDLQDPMDQLTEEQKDEKTTEESIANDLDKLISLDEENPMKSGTNEAQSADTQSKDSDSSLFPSLDNAPKDHFADLQEGEDSDRNDMSFLKDLLSPGPLGSEEFSREWNNAFGSFEPSPAPASGPALSPEQRSSPTGFLPSQLLDRSLSATGWTTPPMFQAQPMQTPRTSSQSAILPVPHQNLPKMPQKASKSAPQDMSAWFNLFADLDPLSNPDAIGRTDDELLTA; encoded by the exons ATGGATAATCAATATGG GTATTCCGGTGACACGTACAACCGGCATGTTCTCGGGGAGGACAGCTCTGTAATGGCTCGCATGCAGAAGAAGTTCTGGAAAACTAAGCAGGTTCTCATCAAAGCAACAGGGAAGAAAGAAGATGAATATGTGGTGGCATCAGATGCAGACCTAGATGCAAAACTGGAG ttttttggatCTGTTCAGACTACTTGCACAGAACTTCTGAGGGTTATTGAGAAGTACCAGCAGAGAATAAACT GTTTATCCCAGGAGGAGAACGAGCTGGGGTTGTTTCTCAGGTTTCAGGCAGAGCGGGACAAAACCAAGGCAGCCAACATTATGGATGCCACCAGCAAGGCATTGTGTGCATCAGCAAAGCAAAG gatagcgctgTGCACTTCGCTGCACCGGATGGAACAGGAAGTGGAGACGTTCCGGCGACGCGCCATCGCTGACAGCCTGATCACTGTGGAGCGCATGGAAAAGGCCCGCACGGAATACAGGGGCGCCTTGCTCTGGATGAAGGATGCCTCTCAGGAACTGGATCCAGACACTTATAAACAGCTGGAGAAATTCAGGAAG GTCCAAGCACAGGTGAGAAACACCAAGACACAGTTTGATAAACTGAAGAACGACGTGTGCCAGAAAGTGGACGTTTTGGGAGCAAGTCGCTGCAACATGCTTTCACATTCCCTTGGCACCTACCAG ACCGCACAGCTGCACTTTTGGGAGAAAACTGCCCAGATGATGTCAGAAATCCAAGAAGCATTTAAAGGTTACATACCGTATGAGTTCACTACtctgaag GATTTACAAGATCCAATGGACCAGTTAACAGAAGAACAAAAAGATGAGAAGACGACCGAGGAGTCAATAGCTAATGACCTAGATAA ATTGATTTCACTGGATGAAGAAAATCCCATGAAATCTGGAACCAATGAAG CTCAAAGTGCCGACACCCAAAGCAAAGACAGCGACAGTTCCTTATTCCCAAGCCTTGACAATG CCCCGAAGGACCATTTTGCTGACCTCCAAGAAGGAGAGGATTCCGACAGGAATGACATGTCCTTCCTGAAGGACCTGCTGAGCCCGGGACCTCTGGGGTCTGAGGAGTTCAGCAGGGAGTGGAATAATGCATTTGGAAGCTTTGAGCCCAGTCCTGCCCCAGCATCCGGACCAGCCTTATCACCAGAGCAGCGTTCGAGCCCGACTGGATTCCTCCCCTCCCAGCTCCTCGATCGCAGCCTCAGTGCAACCG GTTGGACAACACCTCCCATGTTTCAAGCACAGCCCATGCAAACCCCTCGGACCTCATCCCAGTCTGCGATCCTGCCAGTGCCTCACCAAAACTTACCAAAGATGCCACAAAAGG